The following are encoded in a window of Halosimplex halophilum genomic DNA:
- a CDS encoding ATP-binding protein — protein sequence MDTERGWGAGPLAVAAVGSVLAATALVHHGSEVATLESVPGPLLALLIDGVPAVGLVYAGYRLEHTDLDAEYRWVAAVWSLGGVVVFTTAVGLTIAVRFLEDRAVSEPAFTLLVAAAFGGLAGIVAGYYRARAVADATRAERASDALAFVNGLVRHDLRNDMQVIRAYAGEIEDADAADDGVAEHAAVVREKTDEAFERIHTAGSLAKTVAGEADYEPVDLAAVVDEAAASIEAATAATVATDLPERAPVVANAGLRSVVDNLVENAVEHNDSDDPRVTLAVERGADAVTLTVSDNGPGIPSEDRPSAYRHGDETAGGGLRIAATLVERYGGDLRIADGGGIGTDDGATVVVELPRADTGDGSDDGADGSRPDRPAVSG from the coding sequence ATGGACACGGAGCGCGGGTGGGGGGCCGGGCCGCTGGCGGTCGCCGCCGTGGGGTCAGTGCTCGCGGCGACGGCGCTGGTCCACCACGGGTCCGAAGTGGCGACGCTCGAGTCGGTCCCCGGGCCGCTGCTCGCCCTCCTGATCGACGGGGTCCCGGCGGTCGGGCTGGTGTACGCGGGCTACCGCCTCGAGCACACCGACCTCGACGCCGAGTACCGGTGGGTGGCGGCCGTCTGGTCGCTCGGCGGCGTCGTGGTGTTCACGACCGCGGTCGGGCTGACCATCGCCGTCCGGTTCCTGGAGGACAGGGCCGTCTCCGAGCCGGCGTTCACGCTGCTGGTCGCCGCCGCGTTCGGCGGGCTTGCGGGCATCGTCGCGGGCTACTACCGGGCGCGGGCGGTCGCCGACGCCACCCGGGCCGAGCGGGCCAGCGACGCGCTGGCGTTCGTCAACGGGCTCGTCAGGCACGACCTGCGCAACGACATGCAGGTGATCCGCGCCTACGCCGGGGAGATCGAGGACGCCGACGCGGCCGACGACGGCGTCGCCGAGCACGCGGCGGTCGTCCGCGAGAAGACCGACGAGGCGTTCGAGCGCATCCACACCGCGGGCTCGCTGGCCAAGACCGTCGCCGGCGAGGCCGACTACGAACCCGTCGACCTGGCCGCGGTGGTCGACGAGGCGGCCGCCAGTATCGAGGCGGCCACCGCCGCGACCGTCGCGACCGACCTCCCCGAGCGGGCGCCGGTCGTCGCCAACGCCGGCCTCCGGTCGGTCGTCGACAACCTCGTCGAGAACGCCGTCGAGCACAACGACAGCGACGATCCGCGGGTCACGCTGGCCGTCGAGCGCGGCGCCGACGCCGTCACCCTGACCGTCAGCGACAACGGGCCCGGGATCCCGTCGGAGGACCGCCCCAGCGCCTACCGCCACGGCGACGAGACGGCGGGCGGCGGGCTCCGCATCGCCGCGACGCTCGTCGAGCGCTACGGCGGCGACCTCCGGATCGCCGACGGCGGGGGCATCGGCACGGACGACGGCGCGACCGTCGTCGTCGAGCTACCGCGGGCCGACACGGGCGACGGTAGCGACGACGGCGCGGACGGTTCCCGGCCCGACCGGCCGGCGGTCAGCGGGTAG
- a CDS encoding UPF0146 family protein, translating to MIPETLEALVARFAEFDAAVEVGIGRRTVVAEALAEAGTDVTATDRRPRSAPDSVRFVVDDVTDPDPPVYADADLVYALNLPPELHRPTLAAAREADAAFMFTTLGTDQPLVPVERETIPAETLFVARG from the coding sequence GTGATCCCCGAGACGCTGGAGGCATTGGTCGCCCGCTTCGCCGAGTTCGACGCCGCCGTCGAAGTGGGGATCGGCCGCCGCACCGTCGTCGCCGAGGCGCTCGCCGAGGCCGGGACGGACGTGACCGCCACGGACCGCCGACCCCGGTCGGCGCCCGATTCGGTCCGGTTCGTCGTCGACGACGTGACCGACCCCGACCCGCCGGTGTACGCCGACGCCGACCTCGTGTACGCGCTGAACCTCCCGCCGGAGCTCCACCGGCCGACGCTGGCCGCCGCCCGGGAGGCCGACGCCGCGTTCATGTTCACCACGCTGGGCACCGACCAGCCGCTCGTCCCCGTCGAGCGGGAGACTATCCCCGCCGAGACGCTGTTCGTCGCACGGGGCTGA
- a CDS encoding TIGR01548 family HAD-type hydrolase, translating into MNADAVVLDVDGVLVDVADSYRRAIVESVSRVYGDTIPKDAVQQFKDAGGFNNDWELTYAAALYVLADGAGLGLSLPSFTDRVAATGGGVSAAETVVLDALGPAERERVMNEWDPDRLRDVFQQLYLGTDLYRELEGGEPEMDTPGYIHDEPVILDGETVDALRARYDVGVLTGRPAAEADIALDRVGLDVPDEHRFTMDDWEEGKPHPRALVTLAERFDADSVVFVGDTLDDIRTAVNATGEDTDREYRGVGVLTGGLTGEEGRRKYERAGATAVVDSVNDLPELLDGDDEDAGGN; encoded by the coding sequence ATGAACGCGGACGCGGTCGTGCTCGACGTCGACGGCGTGCTCGTCGACGTGGCCGACTCCTACCGCCGGGCGATCGTCGAGTCGGTGTCGCGGGTCTACGGCGACACCATCCCGAAGGACGCCGTCCAGCAGTTCAAGGACGCCGGAGGGTTCAACAACGACTGGGAGCTCACCTACGCCGCCGCGCTGTACGTCCTCGCCGACGGGGCGGGGCTGGGGCTGTCGCTCCCTTCCTTCACCGACCGGGTGGCGGCCACCGGCGGCGGCGTCTCCGCGGCCGAGACGGTCGTCCTCGACGCGCTGGGGCCCGCCGAGCGCGAGCGCGTCATGAACGAGTGGGACCCCGACCGCCTCCGGGACGTGTTCCAGCAGCTGTACCTCGGTACCGACCTCTACCGGGAACTGGAGGGCGGCGAGCCCGAGATGGATACCCCGGGGTACATCCACGATGAACCCGTCATCCTCGACGGGGAGACGGTCGACGCCCTCCGGGCCCGCTACGACGTGGGCGTCCTGACGGGCCGACCCGCCGCGGAGGCCGACATCGCGCTGGACCGCGTCGGGCTGGACGTGCCCGACGAGCACCGCTTCACGATGGACGACTGGGAGGAGGGCAAACCCCACCCCCGCGCGCTGGTGACGCTGGCCGAGCGCTTCGACGCCGACTCCGTGGTCTTCGTCGGGGACACGCTCGACGACATCAGGACGGCCGTCAACGCCACCGGCGAGGACACCGACCGGGAATACCGCGGCGTCGGCGTCCTCACCGGCGGGCTGACCGGCGAGGAGGGTCGCCGGAAGTACGAGCGCGCCGGCGCGACCGCGGTGGTCGACTCCGTCAACGACCTGCCGGAACTCCTGGACGGCGACGACGAGGACGCCGGCGGGAACTGA
- a CDS encoding DUF402 domain-containing protein — protein MSGDDGAADASADAAGDGGAGDAGEVPTVRVRGIYTTALTRLFEDAGLSVVQASPPIRDRFDDEFAVAPAGAAVATTDDRQGVGLVGERAAVAAALDAARGVGTDALAWRDPTPRGAVYAGEVTETLGSGAVVDLGDGAVADEQAESGPASLPPVAGTDPEGFLPYSKTAAHVEEGDRLRVQVKEPAAPWSDGRPVLDTTVRVQAGLATLVRGSSPDSNGPELADLLPVDPPEGWGTDWDRAADDADLDALGDALEGVGERAAALDSAFDDAPAPDEAAPYCYWPGEATVWVWFGRESRFGLDERRRDVTATMPGHHRTKAATNSASAAVDFVEAVCPDAGTGGETDFPFDAVTRQFGPTEGDSVRIDHGKPDGRMFSLGSGEVTRRDADGTVVVEREMSGRGTYDALGVDQQAGDVAVTKLTEGKWWYPTVYRGDDGEKRGTYVNICTPVEVFPSAVRYVDLHVDVVRHADGRVERVDDDELDAAVAAGHVPEALAEKARSVASAVENAL, from the coding sequence ATGAGTGGCGATGACGGAGCGGCGGACGCGAGCGCGGATGCGGCCGGCGACGGGGGCGCCGGCGATGCCGGCGAAGTTCCGACGGTCCGGGTCCGGGGCATCTACACGACGGCGCTGACCCGGCTGTTCGAGGACGCGGGCCTGTCCGTGGTGCAGGCGTCGCCGCCGATACGCGACCGCTTCGACGACGAGTTCGCCGTCGCGCCCGCCGGGGCCGCGGTCGCGACGACGGACGACCGGCAGGGGGTCGGGCTCGTCGGCGAACGGGCGGCGGTCGCGGCGGCGCTCGACGCGGCCCGCGGGGTCGGCACCGACGCGCTGGCGTGGCGCGACCCGACGCCGCGGGGCGCCGTCTACGCCGGCGAGGTGACAGAGACGCTCGGGAGCGGCGCCGTCGTCGACCTCGGCGACGGCGCAGTCGCGGACGAACAGGCGGAGTCCGGTCCCGCTTCACTGCCCCCGGTCGCCGGCACCGACCCCGAGGGCTTCCTGCCGTACTCGAAGACGGCCGCACACGTCGAGGAGGGCGACCGGCTGCGCGTCCAGGTGAAAGAGCCCGCCGCGCCCTGGAGCGACGGCCGGCCGGTCCTCGACACGACGGTCCGCGTCCAGGCCGGCCTCGCGACGCTCGTCCGCGGCTCGTCGCCGGACAGCAACGGCCCGGAGCTGGCCGACCTGCTGCCCGTCGACCCGCCCGAGGGCTGGGGCACCGACTGGGACCGGGCGGCCGACGACGCGGACCTCGATGCTCTCGGTGACGCGCTCGAAGGGGTCGGCGAGCGCGCCGCGGCGCTCGATTCGGCGTTCGACGACGCGCCCGCGCCGGACGAGGCCGCCCCGTACTGCTACTGGCCGGGCGAGGCGACCGTCTGGGTCTGGTTCGGCCGCGAGTCGCGGTTCGGGCTCGACGAGCGCCGCCGCGACGTGACGGCGACGATGCCCGGCCACCACCGCACGAAGGCCGCGACCAACAGTGCCAGCGCGGCCGTCGACTTCGTCGAGGCGGTCTGCCCCGACGCCGGGACCGGCGGGGAGACGGACTTCCCGTTCGACGCCGTTACTCGCCAGTTCGGCCCGACGGAGGGCGACAGCGTCCGCATCGACCACGGCAAGCCCGACGGCCGGATGTTCTCGCTCGGCAGCGGCGAGGTGACCCGCCGGGACGCCGACGGCACCGTCGTCGTCGAGCGGGAGATGTCCGGCCGCGGCACCTACGACGCGCTCGGCGTCGACCAGCAGGCCGGCGACGTGGCCGTGACGAAACTCACGGAGGGCAAGTGGTGGTACCCGACCGTCTACCGCGGCGACGACGGCGAGAAACGGGGCACGTACGTCAATATCTGCACCCCGGTCGAGGTGTTCCCGTCGGCGGTCCGCTACGTCGACCTGCACGTCGACGTGGTCAGACACGCCGACGGTCGCGTCGAGCGGGTCGACGACGACGAACTCGACGCCGCCGTCGCGGCCGGCCACGTCCCCGAGGCGCTCGCGGAGAAGGCTCGCAGCGTCGCCAGCGCCGTCGAGAACGCTCTCTGA
- a CDS encoding DUF7532 family protein: MHFDQRTQAALREAGLSTEEIRAASERVVEATREAADDLEAFFADRDAVYSDMDQAHSAEEFPEHAVDYLDLFTHADDIRGYLRFDSWGVPVTGGRVLSEDVVELSLGPTVDDRVRFAADRDAL; encoded by the coding sequence ATGCACTTCGACCAGCGGACGCAGGCGGCGCTCCGCGAGGCCGGCCTCTCTACCGAGGAGATCCGGGCGGCCTCCGAGCGCGTCGTCGAGGCGACCCGCGAGGCCGCCGACGACCTCGAAGCGTTCTTCGCCGACCGCGACGCCGTGTACTCCGACATGGACCAGGCACACTCGGCCGAGGAGTTCCCCGAACACGCCGTCGACTACCTCGACCTGTTCACCCACGCCGACGACATCCGCGGGTACCTCCGGTTCGACTCCTGGGGCGTCCCCGTCACCGGCGGGCGCGTCCTCTCAGAGGACGTGGTCGAACTCTCCCTGGGGCCGACCGTCGACGACCGGGTCCGCTTCGCCGCCGACCGCGACGCCCTATGA
- the npdG gene encoding NADPH-dependent F420 reductase has product MDIALLGGTGDIGEGLALRWAYHTSHTVVVGSRDAERAENKAEEYATELDSRGVDADVAGAENAAAAARADVVVAAVPAYHLTDTIEAVADELDAGDVLVSPAVGMKRDEEGMHYNKPGAGSVTALAAGAAPDEVAVVGAFHNLAADRLANLDADLDVDTLVVGDDEDAVDTVSALAEGIEGLRAVSAGGIANAAEVEALTPLLINIAMNNEGLHDVGVKFH; this is encoded by the coding sequence ATGGACATCGCACTGCTTGGCGGGACCGGCGACATCGGCGAGGGACTGGCGCTGCGGTGGGCGTACCACACCTCCCACACCGTCGTCGTCGGCTCCCGGGACGCCGAGCGCGCCGAGAACAAGGCCGAGGAGTACGCGACCGAACTCGACAGCCGCGGGGTCGACGCCGACGTCGCGGGCGCCGAGAACGCGGCGGCTGCGGCCCGCGCCGACGTGGTCGTCGCCGCGGTCCCCGCGTACCACCTCACCGATACGATCGAGGCGGTCGCCGACGAACTCGACGCCGGCGACGTGCTCGTCTCGCCTGCCGTCGGGATGAAACGCGACGAGGAGGGGATGCACTACAACAAGCCGGGCGCCGGGAGCGTCACCGCGCTGGCCGCCGGCGCAGCGCCGGACGAGGTGGCCGTCGTCGGCGCGTTCCACAACCTCGCCGCCGACCGCCTCGCGAACCTCGACGCCGACCTCGACGTGGACACCCTCGTCGTCGGCGACGACGAGGACGCCGTCGACACCGTCTCGGCGCTGGCCGAGGGTATCGAGGGGCTGCGGGCCGTCTCCGCCGGCGGCATTGCGAACGCCGCCGAGGTCGAGGCGCTGACCCCGCTGCTCATCAACATCGCGATGAACAACGAGGGGCTACACGACGTGGGCGTGAAGTTCCACTAG
- a CDS encoding preprotein translocase subunit Sec61beta, giving the protein MSSNDGGGLMSSAGLVRYFDAEDRNAIRIDPKTVIAFGAMFGFLVLVLRATI; this is encoded by the coding sequence ATGAGCAGCAACGACGGCGGCGGACTGATGTCCAGCGCGGGGCTGGTCCGGTACTTCGACGCCGAGGACCGCAACGCCATCCGCATCGACCCGAAGACGGTCATCGCCTTCGGGGCGATGTTCGGCTTCCTCGTGCTCGTCCTCCGCGCGACGATCTGA
- the ribH gene encoding 6,7-dimethyl-8-ribityllumazine synthase — protein MVTLGLVVAEFYEELAAEMEARARTNADRRDATVAERVPVPGVYDAPLAADRLARRDGVDAVVVLGVVITGDTDHDRVVTHTAARQLSAVSVDRDTPVTFGVQGPNMSAAEARERIDKGAAAVDAAVDLVEALPEAAE, from the coding sequence ATGGTCACGCTCGGCCTCGTCGTCGCGGAGTTCTACGAGGAACTGGCGGCAGAGATGGAAGCGCGGGCGCGGACGAACGCCGACCGGCGGGACGCGACGGTCGCGGAGCGAGTGCCGGTTCCGGGCGTCTACGACGCGCCGCTTGCGGCCGACCGGCTCGCCCGCCGGGACGGGGTCGACGCCGTCGTCGTGCTGGGCGTCGTGATCACGGGCGACACCGACCACGACAGGGTCGTCACGCACACGGCCGCGCGGCAGTTGAGCGCCGTGAGCGTCGACCGGGACACGCCGGTCACCTTCGGCGTCCAGGGGCCGAACATGAGCGCGGCGGAGGCGCGCGAGCGGATCGACAAGGGAGCGGCCGCCGTCGATGCGGCCGTCGACCTGGTCGAGGCGTTACCGGAAGCCGCCGAGTAG
- a CDS encoding archaemetzincin family Zn-dependent metalloprotease, whose translation MHVDIVPVGDVRAEVKREASASLRAVYESDVTMHDTQSIPSGAYDRSRDQYSAESFIKLATRVGDGDKNIAITPKDLFYHRRNYVFGLAYLDGKGSVISTYRLNTSSDGGISRRSDEDVFSDRVRKEVIHEIGHTMGLEHCDNKRCVMSFSPTVREVDIKDEALCGTCQRQVM comes from the coding sequence ATGCACGTCGACATCGTGCCGGTGGGCGACGTCCGCGCCGAGGTCAAACGCGAGGCCTCGGCGAGCCTCCGGGCCGTCTACGAGAGCGACGTGACGATGCACGACACGCAGTCGATCCCCTCCGGCGCGTACGACCGCAGCCGCGACCAGTACAGCGCGGAATCGTTCATCAAGCTCGCCACCCGCGTCGGCGACGGCGACAAGAACATCGCCATCACGCCCAAGGACCTGTTCTACCACCGCCGCAACTACGTCTTCGGGCTCGCCTACCTCGACGGCAAGGGGTCGGTCATCTCCACCTACCGGCTCAACACCTCCTCCGACGGCGGCATCTCCCGCCGGTCCGACGAGGACGTGTTCTCCGACCGCGTCCGCAAGGAGGTCATCCACGAGATCGGCCACACCATGGGCCTGGAACACTGCGACAACAAGCGCTGCGTCATGAGCTTCTCGCCCACCGTCCGCGAGGTCGACATCAAAGACGAGGCGCTCTGCGGCACCTGTCAGCGACAGGTCATGTGA
- a CDS encoding thioredoxin family protein — protein MTVTLKDFYADWCGPCKTQDPILDDLEEEYGDVQFEKINVDEQQDVANEYHVRSLPTLIVENDDGIVERFVGVTQADDIEDALQQASA, from the coding sequence ATGACAGTCACGCTCAAGGACTTCTACGCCGACTGGTGTGGCCCCTGCAAGACTCAGGACCCGATTCTCGACGACCTCGAGGAGGAGTACGGCGACGTGCAGTTCGAGAAGATCAACGTCGACGAACAGCAGGACGTGGCCAACGAGTACCACGTCCGCTCGCTGCCCACCCTCATCGTCGAGAACGACGACGGCATCGTCGAGCGGTTCGTCGGCGTCACCCAGGCCGACGACATCGAGGACGCCCTCCAGCAGGCCTCCGCGTAG